A single window of Bos javanicus breed banteng chromosome 19, ARS-OSU_banteng_1.0, whole genome shotgun sequence DNA harbors:
- the WFIKKN2 gene encoding WAP, Kazal, immunoglobulin, Kunitz and NTR domain-containing protein 2 isoform X1, giving the protein MWALRGCRSWSRWGQGAALLLLLLGVPPRGLALPPLRYSHAGICPNDMNPNLWVDAQSTCKRECETDQECETYEKCCPNVCGTKSCVAARYMDVKGKKGPVGMPKEATCDHFMCLQQGSECDIWDGQPVCKCRDRCEKEPSFTCASDGLTYYNRCYMDAEACSKGITLAVVTCRYHFTWPNTSPSPPETTVHPTTAPPETPGLDATAPALLNHPAHQSVTVGETVSFLCDVVGRPRPEITWEKQLEDRENVVMRPNHVRGNVVVTNIAQLVIYNAQPQDAGIYTCTARNAAGVLRADFPLSVVSGGQASATAESSPNGTAFPAAECLKPPDSDDCGEEQTRWYFDAQANNCLTFTFGHCHRNRNHFETYEACMLACMSGSLAMCSLPALQGPCKAYVPRWAYNSQTGQCQSFVYGGCEGNGNNFESREDCEESCPFPRGNQRCRACKPRQKLVTSFCRSDFVILGRISELTEEPDSGRALVTVDEVLKDEKMGLKFLGQEPLEVTLLHMDWTCPCPNVTVGEAPLIIMGEVDGGMAVLRPDSFVGASSTRRARKLREVMHKKTCDVLKDFPGLQ; this is encoded by the exons ATGTGGGCCCTGCGGGGCTGCCGTTCCTGGTCccgctgggggcagggggcagccctgctgttgctgctgcttggGGTGCCCCCTCGAGGCCTGGCCCTGCCACCCCTCCGATACTCTCACGCCGGCATCTGTCCCAACGACATGAACCCCAACCTCTGGGTGGATGCCCAGAGCACCTGCAAGCGGGAGTGTGAGACGGACCAG GAGTGTGAGACCTATGAGAAGTGCTGCCCCAACGTGTGTGGGACCAAGAGCTGCGTGGCGGCCCGCTACATGGATGTGAAGGGGAAGAAGGGCCCCGTGGGCATGCCCAAGGAGGCCACATGCGACCACTTCATGTGTCTGCAGCAGGGCTCTGAATGTGACATCTGGGATGGCCAGCCAGTGTGCAAATGCAGAGATCGCTGTGAGAAGGAGCCCAGCTTTACCTGCGCCTCGGATGGCCTCACCTACTATAACCGCTGCTACATGGACGCTGAAGCCTGCTCCAAGGGTATCACGCTGGCTGTCGTCACCTGCCGCTATCACTTCACCTGGCCCAACACCAGCCCCTCACCCCCCGAGACCACTGTGCATCCCACCACGGCTCCTCCAGAGACCCCTGGGCTGGATGCCACGGCCCCAGCTCTGCTCAACCACCCTGCGCACCAGTCAGTCACTGTGGGTGAGACGGTGAGCTTTCTCTGTGATGTGGTGGGCCGACCCCGGCCTGAGATCACCTGGGAGAAACAGCTGGAGGACCGGGAGAACGTGGTCATGAGACCCAACCATGTGCGCGGCAACGTGGTGGTCACCAACATCGCCCAGCTGGTCATCTACAACGCCCAGCCCCAGGACGCTGGCATCTACACCTGCACAGCCCGCAACGCTGCTGGCGTCCTGCGTGCTGACTTCCCACTGTCGGTGGTCAGTGGGGGTCAGGCTTCAGCCACCGCAGAGAGTAGCCCCAACGGCACGGCCTTCCCCGCAGCTGAGTGCCTGAAACCCCCTGACAGCGACGATTGCGGTGAGGAGCAGACCCGCTGGTACTTCGACGCCCAAGCCAACAACTGCCTGACCTTCACCTTCGGCCATTGCCACCGCAACCGCAACCACTTTGAGACCTATGAGGCCTGCATGCTGGCCTGCATGAGTGGGTCGCTGGCCATGTGCAGCCTGCCTGCCTTGCAGGGGCCCTGCAAGGCCTATGTGCCCCGCTGGGCCTACAACAGCCAGACAGGCCAGTGCCAGTCCTTTGTCTATGGCGGCTGCGAGGGCAACGGCAACAACTTTGAGAGCCGTGAGGACTGCGAGGAGTCCTGCCCGTTCCCTCGGGGGAACCAGCGCTGCCGGGCCTGCAAGCCAAGGCAGAAGCTTGTCACCAGCTTCTGTCGGAGTGACTTTGTTATCTTGGGCCGAATCTCCGAGCTGACCGAGGAGCCCGATTCAGGCCGTGCCCTGGTGACTGTGGACGAGGTCCTAAAGGATGAGAAGATGGGCCTCAAGTTCCTGGGCCAGGAGCCGTTGGAGGTCACTCTGCTCCACATGGACTGGACCTGCCCCTGCCCCAACGTGACAGTGGGCGAGGCGCCGCTCATCATCATGGGCGAGGTGGACGGCGGCATGGCCGTGCTGCGGCCCGACAGCTTTGTGGGAGCCTCGAGCACCCGGCGGGCTCGGAAGCTGCGTGAGGTCATGCACAAGAAAACCTGCGATGTCCTCAAGGACTTCCCAGGCTTGCAGTGA
- the WFIKKN2 gene encoding WAP, Kazal, immunoglobulin, Kunitz and NTR domain-containing protein 2 isoform X2 produces the protein MDVKGKKGPVGMPKEATCDHFMCLQQGSECDIWDGQPVCKCRDRCEKEPSFTCASDGLTYYNRCYMDAEACSKGITLAVVTCRYHFTWPNTSPSPPETTVHPTTAPPETPGLDATAPALLNHPAHQSVTVGETVSFLCDVVGRPRPEITWEKQLEDRENVVMRPNHVRGNVVVTNIAQLVIYNAQPQDAGIYTCTARNAAGVLRADFPLSVVSGGQASATAESSPNGTAFPAAECLKPPDSDDCGEEQTRWYFDAQANNCLTFTFGHCHRNRNHFETYEACMLACMSGSLAMCSLPALQGPCKAYVPRWAYNSQTGQCQSFVYGGCEGNGNNFESREDCEESCPFPRGNQRCRACKPRQKLVTSFCRSDFVILGRISELTEEPDSGRALVTVDEVLKDEKMGLKFLGQEPLEVTLLHMDWTCPCPNVTVGEAPLIIMGEVDGGMAVLRPDSFVGASSTRRARKLREVMHKKTCDVLKDFPGLQ, from the coding sequence ATGGATGTGAAGGGGAAGAAGGGCCCCGTGGGCATGCCCAAGGAGGCCACATGCGACCACTTCATGTGTCTGCAGCAGGGCTCTGAATGTGACATCTGGGATGGCCAGCCAGTGTGCAAATGCAGAGATCGCTGTGAGAAGGAGCCCAGCTTTACCTGCGCCTCGGATGGCCTCACCTACTATAACCGCTGCTACATGGACGCTGAAGCCTGCTCCAAGGGTATCACGCTGGCTGTCGTCACCTGCCGCTATCACTTCACCTGGCCCAACACCAGCCCCTCACCCCCCGAGACCACTGTGCATCCCACCACGGCTCCTCCAGAGACCCCTGGGCTGGATGCCACGGCCCCAGCTCTGCTCAACCACCCTGCGCACCAGTCAGTCACTGTGGGTGAGACGGTGAGCTTTCTCTGTGATGTGGTGGGCCGACCCCGGCCTGAGATCACCTGGGAGAAACAGCTGGAGGACCGGGAGAACGTGGTCATGAGACCCAACCATGTGCGCGGCAACGTGGTGGTCACCAACATCGCCCAGCTGGTCATCTACAACGCCCAGCCCCAGGACGCTGGCATCTACACCTGCACAGCCCGCAACGCTGCTGGCGTCCTGCGTGCTGACTTCCCACTGTCGGTGGTCAGTGGGGGTCAGGCTTCAGCCACCGCAGAGAGTAGCCCCAACGGCACGGCCTTCCCCGCAGCTGAGTGCCTGAAACCCCCTGACAGCGACGATTGCGGTGAGGAGCAGACCCGCTGGTACTTCGACGCCCAAGCCAACAACTGCCTGACCTTCACCTTCGGCCATTGCCACCGCAACCGCAACCACTTTGAGACCTATGAGGCCTGCATGCTGGCCTGCATGAGTGGGTCGCTGGCCATGTGCAGCCTGCCTGCCTTGCAGGGGCCCTGCAAGGCCTATGTGCCCCGCTGGGCCTACAACAGCCAGACAGGCCAGTGCCAGTCCTTTGTCTATGGCGGCTGCGAGGGCAACGGCAACAACTTTGAGAGCCGTGAGGACTGCGAGGAGTCCTGCCCGTTCCCTCGGGGGAACCAGCGCTGCCGGGCCTGCAAGCCAAGGCAGAAGCTTGTCACCAGCTTCTGTCGGAGTGACTTTGTTATCTTGGGCCGAATCTCCGAGCTGACCGAGGAGCCCGATTCAGGCCGTGCCCTGGTGACTGTGGACGAGGTCCTAAAGGATGAGAAGATGGGCCTCAAGTTCCTGGGCCAGGAGCCGTTGGAGGTCACTCTGCTCCACATGGACTGGACCTGCCCCTGCCCCAACGTGACAGTGGGCGAGGCGCCGCTCATCATCATGGGCGAGGTGGACGGCGGCATGGCCGTGCTGCGGCCCGACAGCTTTGTGGGAGCCTCGAGCACCCGGCGGGCTCGGAAGCTGCGTGAGGTCATGCACAAGAAAACCTGCGATGTCCTCAAGGACTTCCCAGGCTTGCAGTGA